The proteins below come from a single Phycisphaeraceae bacterium genomic window:
- a CDS encoding prepilin peptidase, producing the protein MDQLSLMTLLPTATALVFIFVYGACVGSLANVLVYRLPRGLSVVRPASRCPSCQTKLTWRENIPVLGWILLRGRCRFCKNRISPEYPLVEGFVGLLFCVVYLLFYALPSGNLFGLTFSVLQPEWAENGLLWTWPMFVTILVLLGCLVAITLIDARTAQIPLVLVWVPAATALVLHVGHAVWIQVKHGNPGSRLSSGMGWRLEDGVRWVTSPGEVWSIASSGVHGWGFVGAAAGGTIGLGLALVLLKIGLIRRSFADYEEWETKALADAQAKEGVESDTESVTESGGEDQPSAQDADLWIQYPYARREMLKEVAFVAPPVALGVLGMSLMPRLIEQMHGPWKQANVFSPMMVPPIDVPLWLAVASGVAMGYLIGGGVVWAVRILGSLAFGKEALGLGDVHLVAAIGACLGWIDGVLGFFGAAFVGLAWTIAGWAMGGRVARTLPYGPYIAIASVMVLLGKPGVEWFLSKLAGMTINLP; encoded by the coding sequence ATGGACCAGTTGAGCCTGATGACATTGCTTCCGACAGCGACGGCACTGGTGTTTATCTTTGTGTACGGGGCGTGCGTCGGGTCGCTGGCCAACGTGCTGGTGTATCGCCTGCCTCGGGGGCTCAGCGTGGTCAGGCCCGCCTCGCGGTGTCCGTCGTGCCAGACGAAACTGACGTGGCGTGAGAACATCCCGGTCCTGGGGTGGATTCTGCTTCGTGGACGGTGCAGGTTCTGCAAAAACCGAATCTCTCCTGAGTATCCGCTTGTGGAAGGGTTTGTCGGGTTGTTGTTTTGTGTCGTGTATCTGCTGTTTTATGCGCTGCCTTCGGGAAATCTTTTCGGATTGACGTTCAGCGTGCTTCAGCCGGAGTGGGCGGAAAATGGGCTGCTCTGGACATGGCCGATGTTCGTGACGATTCTTGTGCTGCTCGGGTGCCTGGTGGCGATCACGCTGATCGACGCGCGTACAGCCCAGATCCCGCTGGTACTCGTCTGGGTGCCGGCAGCCACAGCCCTTGTGCTCCATGTCGGGCACGCGGTCTGGATTCAGGTCAAGCACGGCAATCCGGGTTCGCGCCTGTCCAGCGGCATGGGGTGGCGGCTTGAGGATGGCGTTCGGTGGGTGACATCGCCCGGCGAGGTGTGGTCGATCGCATCATCCGGCGTGCACGGCTGGGGGTTTGTGGGTGCAGCGGCTGGTGGAACCATCGGACTCGGGCTTGCGCTTGTGCTGCTCAAGATTGGGCTGATCCGGCGGAGTTTTGCCGACTACGAAGAGTGGGAAACCAAGGCCCTTGCCGATGCGCAAGCGAAAGAAGGCGTGGAGAGCGACACCGAATCAGTCACAGAATCTGGGGGAGAAGATCAACCCAGTGCACAGGACGCGGATTTGTGGATTCAGTATCCGTACGCTCGCCGGGAGATGCTTAAGGAAGTGGCATTTGTTGCCCCGCCCGTCGCGCTGGGGGTGCTGGGGATGTCGCTCATGCCGCGATTGATCGAGCAGATGCATGGGCCTTGGAAACAGGCGAACGTGTTCTCCCCGATGATGGTGCCACCGATCGATGTCCCGCTCTGGCTCGCGGTGGCCAGTGGGGTGGCGATGGGGTACCTGATCGGGGGGGGAGTGGTCTGGGCGGTACGCATCCTTGGCTCACTGGCTTTTGGAAAAGAAGCCTTGGGGCTCGGAGACGTCCACCTGGTGGCAGCGATCGGTGCGTGCCTGGGATGGATTGATGGGGTACTCGGTTTTTTTGGAGCGGCTTTTGTTGGATTGGCTTGGACGATTGCAGGATGGGCGATGGGCGGGCGCGTGGCGAGGACGCTGCCGTATGGGCCGTACATTGCGATTGCGAGCGTGATGGTGCTGCTTGGGAAACCGGGCGTCGAATGGTTTTTGAGTAAACTTGCTGGAATGACGATCAATCTGCCGTAA
- a CDS encoding exodeoxyribonuclease VII small subunit — translation MSRKEQAQTDVETMAYEAAVAELESIVQEIETGEIGLEASIKLYERGTKLLKRCRAILGVAEQRLEELDKSLLDVDPE, via the coding sequence ATGTCCAGAAAAGAGCAGGCGCAAACCGATGTTGAGACGATGGCCTACGAAGCGGCAGTCGCGGAGTTGGAATCCATCGTCCAGGAAATCGAGACCGGAGAGATCGGGCTCGAAGCGTCGATCAAGTTGTACGAGCGGGGGACGAAACTCCTCAAACGCTGCCGGGCGATTCTCGGCGTCGCGGAGCAGCGTCTGGAAGAGTTGGACAAGTCGCTGCTGGATGTAGACCCGGAGTAA
- the xseA gene encoding exodeoxyribonuclease VII large subunit: MTGRLPFDPDKMARPRPPKDDVLSVSALAQRIDTALKQGIPSTVRVRGEISGFRERTHWYFDLKDADAVVSVVMFASAAAKTGDKPQNGQEVVIGGRIDFYAPQGKVSLIATSLHRLGAGELELRFRQLCEELRGLGWFAPDRKRKLPLFPRRIAVVTSRSAAALADVLDTARKRMPAVELVLVDVRVQGAGAAEEVAAAIRSVGRNATRLGIDAILVTRGGGSMEDLWAFNERVVALAIVECPIPVVAAIGHETDTTIAELAADERCATPTQAAMRLIPDRVELLRQVDALSRRVRTDLSRRVAFSRRHVESLATRPVLASGAGIVALRRRDLNALSGRLVGAARAMVMQQARVLDNKERVLARAMPEAARARQVDRLKYLYRQLQRGMNLASEQQRVEGLGLLLEAVSPVRVLDRGYSLTLDEQGRVVRSVAQITRGQIIETRLGDGSVHSVVRGPGPAKAVSRAKSQEDEGPQMDLFATPE, encoded by the coding sequence ATGACCGGCCGATTGCCTTTTGATCCCGACAAGATGGCCAGGCCTCGCCCGCCGAAGGACGATGTGCTGTCCGTCTCGGCTTTGGCCCAGCGGATCGACACTGCACTCAAACAAGGGATTCCATCTACGGTCCGAGTTCGAGGCGAGATCAGCGGGTTTCGTGAGCGCACCCATTGGTACTTCGACCTCAAGGATGCCGATGCCGTGGTCAGTGTCGTCATGTTTGCATCCGCAGCCGCCAAGACCGGGGACAAACCGCAAAACGGTCAGGAAGTCGTCATCGGAGGCCGCATCGACTTCTACGCCCCACAAGGCAAGGTCTCGCTGATCGCAACGTCGCTCCACCGCCTCGGGGCGGGGGAACTCGAACTCCGATTCCGGCAACTGTGCGAGGAACTGCGCGGGCTTGGGTGGTTCGCGCCGGATCGAAAACGGAAACTGCCGTTGTTTCCGCGTCGGATTGCGGTGGTGACAAGCCGCAGCGCGGCCGCGCTGGCCGACGTTCTGGATACCGCTCGCAAGCGCATGCCTGCGGTGGAACTTGTGCTCGTCGATGTGCGGGTGCAGGGGGCGGGAGCGGCCGAGGAAGTCGCAGCCGCGATTCGCAGTGTCGGGCGCAACGCCACCCGCCTGGGTATTGATGCAATACTGGTCACCCGTGGCGGCGGATCGATGGAAGACCTCTGGGCGTTCAACGAGCGGGTGGTCGCACTGGCCATCGTGGAGTGTCCGATTCCTGTGGTTGCTGCGATCGGTCACGAGACGGACACCACAATTGCGGAACTTGCTGCCGACGAACGCTGCGCGACGCCTACTCAGGCCGCCATGCGACTCATTCCGGACCGGGTGGAACTCCTTCGGCAGGTGGACGCACTGTCGAGGCGTGTGCGCACGGATTTGTCACGGCGGGTTGCGTTCAGCCGCAGGCATGTGGAATCACTGGCGACGCGGCCTGTGCTGGCGTCTGGGGCCGGGATTGTGGCCCTTCGCCGGCGCGATCTGAACGCACTTTCGGGGCGGCTTGTCGGGGCAGCACGAGCGATGGTCATGCAGCAAGCACGCGTGCTTGACAACAAGGAGAGGGTGCTGGCCCGGGCGATGCCCGAGGCTGCCCGCGCGCGACAGGTCGATCGATTGAAGTACCTGTATCGTCAGTTGCAGCGTGGGATGAATCTGGCGTCTGAACAGCAGAGGGTTGAAGGGTTGGGATTGCTGCTGGAGGCGGTGTCGCCGGTGCGGGTGCTCGACCGCGGGTATTCTCTGACGCTCGATGAGCAGGGAAGAGTGGTTCGGTCGGTCGCGCAGATCACCCGCGGGCAGATCATCGAGACGCGTTTAGGTGACGGGTCAGTGCATTCGGTTGTCCGTGGGCCGGGGCCGGCAAAGGCGGTCAGTCGGGCCAAGTCGCAAGAAGATGAGGGGCCTCAGATGGACCTGTTTGCCACGCCGGAGTAA
- a CDS encoding OmpA family protein: MKRVGRVACLALGVAMAMGMTGCKKVRQADYDAAVAENTELRERLGEAQASLTEVNERNRELTSANQQLLGDNRRIMDEGRGGTDFGATGGGREVVISIAGDVLFTSGQVTITAEGRRQLDRIASNLNSQYAGRTIRVEGYTDTDPIRKSGWQSNEHLSAMRALEIEKYLVSKGVDNNRIYSAAFGASKPKGTKAASRRVEIVILAN; encoded by the coding sequence ATGAAGCGAGTCGGTCGGGTGGCGTGCCTGGCGCTGGGTGTAGCCATGGCGATGGGCATGACGGGGTGCAAAAAGGTGCGGCAAGCGGACTATGACGCCGCCGTGGCCGAGAATACCGAGTTGCGCGAGAGACTCGGCGAGGCGCAGGCTTCGCTTACGGAAGTGAATGAGCGCAACCGCGAGTTGACGTCGGCCAATCAGCAGTTGCTGGGCGACAACCGTCGAATCATGGATGAGGGGCGTGGCGGAACTGATTTCGGTGCTACAGGAGGCGGGCGCGAGGTCGTGATTTCGATTGCTGGCGATGTGCTGTTCACGTCCGGCCAGGTGACGATCACGGCAGAGGGCAGGCGGCAACTCGATCGCATTGCCTCGAATCTGAACTCGCAGTACGCGGGGCGGACGATTCGGGTCGAGGGATACACGGACACAGACCCGATCCGCAAGAGTGGCTGGCAATCCAATGAACACCTGAGCGCGATGCGGGCTTTGGAGATCGAGAAATATCTGGTTTCGAAGGGGGTTGACAACAACCGGATCTACTCGGCGGCATTCGGGGCGTCGAAGCCTAAAGGGACCAAGGCTGCGAGTCGCAGGGTCGAGATCGTGATCCTGGCGAACTGA
- a CDS encoding protein kinase produces MTNLTPTQFALVQRVYLESLDVPREERESFVREQLGAEPSLLGAFRALPDPTEIPTAFLEPGVMGINAASKFKDDDSKWRDPLKVGPDIGRFRLLSLLGEGGFGMVYEAEQTEPVRRRVALKIIKPGMDSRAVINRFEAERQALALMDHPCIAKVLDGGTTGADSGHPGLPFFAMELVRGDPITKFCDRERLTIEQRLQLMAQVCDAVQHAHLKGIIHRDIKPSNVLVAFQDGKPCPKIIDFGIAKAIGHGLSENTLFTQRGQLIGTPAYMSPEQAEMSGVDIDTRTDVYSLGVLLYEVLTSTPPFDPESLRSAGYAEMVRIIREVEPPRPSTRLGTSTKIGTAAVDAAKIARARRMELSSLTKQLRTDLDWVVMRCLEKERDHRYMTAGEVGAELRRILAHEPVNAGPPSRLYRTRKFVRRHRQSVVWAGSLVLVAGTLGTLNIVQYVQSEAPRRELDRQGMTAVERAIEAVAFTNSSGEGSAVADGLLRDLLSAFVANVELSQGSAAKGYERVSQNARKLIAQPTPVQIAMREQLVQALLVHAEVLGSLRTPGPGMHDLARQSYQRAIQVAETTTGNERSVSMLISLAQAQSGLGDMLRATDSAQSEQAYSRANDVLSTIPVAELAKKPELLRWRSRVARDMGVVLMRQCRLEEASAIIDQDVAARRMLLLATPRGTEDELRARRDLSVGLLTRADLIALRGDPLAAVAEAEQALDLREKSLAELVASTFEKKNEWLPTFERDVAVARLLLAPLLTQAGDLQSARAQLEASYRWLNQARNATPGDVRATLTALEAELQLAEVAVEFGDAGAALEAGQRAESTLGDLLNLSPDHDRGSELSAKAACVIGRALMLSGRKVEGASELKAAITRAEQLLVDDPQRAEFARLLVSVLQHHATSVLRAAASGEVSREDLLIARTSATRALDVLADWEGRGGLCRVPSDTRSRLEKIMIQTRE; encoded by the coding sequence ATGACCAACCTCACACCAACGCAGTTTGCCCTTGTTCAGCGCGTGTACCTTGAGTCGCTGGATGTGCCGCGTGAAGAGCGGGAGTCGTTTGTGCGAGAGCAACTCGGGGCTGAGCCTTCGCTTTTGGGGGCGTTTCGAGCGCTTCCGGACCCGACGGAGATCCCCACAGCGTTTCTTGAGCCCGGGGTCATGGGGATCAATGCGGCGTCGAAGTTCAAGGATGATGATTCGAAGTGGCGTGACCCGCTGAAGGTCGGGCCCGACATCGGACGCTTCCGCCTGCTGAGTCTGCTTGGTGAAGGCGGTTTTGGCATGGTGTATGAGGCTGAGCAGACTGAGCCGGTGCGTCGGCGCGTTGCGCTCAAGATCATCAAGCCGGGAATGGACAGCCGGGCGGTGATCAATCGTTTTGAAGCCGAGCGGCAGGCGCTGGCGCTGATGGATCATCCGTGCATTGCCAAGGTGCTTGATGGCGGGACGACGGGCGCCGATTCGGGGCATCCGGGTCTTCCATTTTTTGCGATGGAACTGGTGCGTGGCGATCCGATCACCAAATTCTGCGATCGCGAACGGCTGACGATCGAACAGCGACTGCAATTGATGGCTCAAGTCTGCGATGCAGTGCAGCACGCACATCTCAAGGGCATCATCCACCGCGACATCAAGCCGAGCAATGTGCTTGTCGCGTTTCAGGATGGCAAGCCTTGTCCGAAGATCATCGACTTCGGCATCGCCAAGGCGATAGGGCATGGGCTGAGCGAGAACACGCTGTTTACGCAGCGCGGGCAATTGATCGGGACGCCTGCATACATGAGCCCGGAGCAGGCGGAGATGTCGGGCGTGGATATCGACACACGCACGGATGTTTACAGCCTGGGTGTGCTGTTGTATGAAGTGCTGACGAGTACCCCGCCGTTTGATCCGGAGTCGCTGCGTTCAGCGGGCTATGCCGAGATGGTGCGCATCATTCGCGAAGTGGAACCACCGAGGCCGAGCACGAGACTCGGAACATCGACGAAGATCGGCACGGCTGCGGTGGACGCGGCGAAGATTGCGCGTGCTCGTCGCATGGAACTGAGTTCGCTGACCAAGCAGTTGCGCACGGATCTTGACTGGGTGGTGATGCGGTGTCTTGAGAAGGAACGTGACCACCGGTACATGACCGCGGGCGAAGTGGGAGCCGAGTTGCGAAGGATTCTGGCGCATGAGCCTGTGAACGCGGGCCCGCCGAGTCGGCTGTATCGCACTCGCAAGTTCGTGCGGCGGCATCGGCAGTCGGTGGTGTGGGCAGGATCGCTGGTGCTGGTTGCGGGGACGCTCGGCACACTCAATATTGTGCAGTATGTCCAGAGCGAAGCACCGCGACGAGAACTAGATCGTCAAGGCATGACTGCTGTCGAACGCGCGATAGAAGCGGTGGCATTCACGAACTCATCGGGCGAAGGGTCGGCGGTGGCTGACGGATTGCTGCGTGATCTGCTGTCGGCATTTGTGGCCAACGTGGAACTTTCGCAAGGGAGTGCGGCCAAGGGCTATGAGCGAGTGAGCCAGAACGCGCGAAAGTTGATCGCGCAACCGACACCTGTGCAGATAGCGATGCGCGAACAACTCGTGCAGGCGCTTCTGGTACATGCAGAGGTGCTGGGTTCGCTGCGCACTCCTGGCCCTGGAATGCATGATCTGGCGAGGCAGTCATATCAGCGTGCGATCCAAGTCGCCGAGACGACGACGGGGAACGAACGTTCAGTATCAATGCTCATTTCGCTCGCTCAGGCGCAGAGTGGACTTGGCGACATGCTCCGGGCGACTGATTCTGCACAATCCGAGCAGGCGTACAGCAGAGCGAACGACGTGCTCAGCACGATTCCGGTCGCAGAATTGGCCAAGAAGCCGGAGCTCCTGCGGTGGCGATCGCGGGTTGCGCGTGATATGGGCGTCGTACTCATGCGCCAGTGCCGACTCGAAGAGGCGTCGGCGATTATCGATCAGGATGTAGCGGCACGACGGATGCTGCTGCTGGCAACGCCTCGGGGGACCGAAGACGAGTTGCGCGCTCGGCGCGATCTCTCGGTCGGGCTTTTGACTCGGGCCGATTTGATTGCACTGCGAGGCGACCCGTTGGCTGCAGTGGCGGAGGCTGAACAGGCGCTCGACCTGCGTGAAAAGTCGCTGGCGGAGTTGGTTGCGAGCACCTTCGAGAAGAAGAACGAGTGGTTGCCGACGTTCGAGCGTGATGTTGCGGTTGCACGTCTCCTGCTCGCGCCTTTGCTGACTCAGGCGGGGGATCTCCAGAGCGCTCGGGCTCAACTCGAGGCTTCGTATCGCTGGCTCAATCAGGCGAGGAATGCAACGCCGGGTGATGTTCGTGCGACGCTCACTGCTCTTGAGGCAGAACTGCAACTGGCGGAGGTTGCGGTCGAGTTTGGGGATGCAGGTGCGGCTCTCGAAGCGGGGCAACGTGCGGAATCGACATTGGGTGATTTACTGAATTTGAGCCCTGATCATGATCGCGGATCAGAGTTGAGCGCGAAGGCTGCCTGTGTTATTGGACGTGCTTTGATGTTGTCTGGTCGGAAGGTGGAGGGGGCTTCAGAGTTGAAAGCTGCAATCACCCGGGCGGAGCAGTTGCTGGTTGACGATCCGCAGCGCGCCGAGTTTGCCCGGCTCTTGGTTTCGGTGTTGCAACATCATGCGACATCAGTACTTCGGGCTGCTGCATCGGGCGAAGTGTCACGTGAGGATTTGTTGATTGCAAGGACGTCAGCGACAAGAGCACTCGATGTGCTTGCCGACTGGGAAGGGCGTGGGGGGCTATGCCGCGTACCTTCGGACACTCGATCGAGACTTGAAAAGATCATGATTCAAACGCGAGAGTAA
- a CDS encoding VCBS repeat-containing protein: MRSFWTKVGALALTASVAGIWTFAQDVQAQCEITSLDSFRPEASEFGRGVAVAQTFMAVGSPLNLISGRSTGAVYVYSGVADEPWNWSLSQTITVNSINDNEEFGWSVAANDEVLVVGARRGDLLPSPSNSNTGRIYIYKRNQQGLWVLSDLPVPLTPQQNERHGHAVAIDGTTIAVGSDNYNQPNGVTNGGRVVVYELAEGSTDHWVESQSISPAGLVQTSRFGSSVSIKGNTLIVGAPGDNAVSGGTSGAAYLYTRNSVNPKQWDFVAKLVPATPTSTSGFGVSVFTDDISLAVGAQRETFTGLSTQTGVVYVYRRNLPGTGAWMTGSPVRIAPPASVGSFSQFGVSVSIKDDLLHVAANRFPGGPTFNTGPKRGAVFLYAREAQSQQWTYRVTLTKSNPQDNEEFGTSLAVRTPFVVGGAFAREGGRGAVNGFLAARDMPSCDDDTVWDLCEIAQGTAIDCDGDGIPDGCALEAGEPPIAVWTAEYKGVFSDPNSWCADIPTPSHKVIFRHPTPDGLPTEFITITSATVRSINVRKAEPMLISVAGSKLRVIDQNNAFFNGRPVLVATTPEHARLDLFAGQLEVGTPVDPGSLVLAPVVGSSASMRLSEPSTQLNVSNVWRVGEKGPASVSIARGAHAQPRYLEIGSLEFAGGSGVVALPNPDDVNTPASVLTVEAIATVARGTLELENRAVFVSPRTNIERDGVVRTDATLQSDVFNFGRLRRLNTIGQIRIEGAYQQVEGFGQAARLGRLELNLGAGGGQPHDSLWVRDNARLRGGLIIKAEPGFDPPLDSVINIIQAGSLPSDRFMVASFPALPGQKYLRLRYDEITKRVDLLVDALAPNADTSFGSWQGYTFDDAVTAGALGRFGVDRGGGLPDLAATAPGASSDIDLGGYLFICPNTGATGAEDQRFGQAVNIAIESDPIAIAVADFNGDGVDDIVVIDRARRLIQILHSINIDGELPTFSRRTFDAGMSNPQSVAVGDFDNNGRFDVMVGGDNNGTARIFTMLNLGSTGTVWNGLGFSRSLPSTTGSFVRADTGDLDNDKRLPFWMWGLQNDDGNSEVVIMRNLQGGQLASWSGFQIESRIDLNFLALAADTGDLDNDKILAQSLDLMFAGSNDGEGVVATLISNGNGTFGPPALISFGGPVDALVIANLDSDDDLDAAVIVDDPDRGRIVQILRNDFDTVERQLAFTVADAPTSSGIPLYLFAGDVDNIGGADLIIINDPLPPGGLPVPRGGLPDITLLPSLSKGLPPCPADVNEDGVLDFFDVQLFLQWLAAQDPRANLNGDGFIDFFDLQFFLGLYSAGCP; encoded by the coding sequence ATGCGATCATTCTGGACCAAGGTTGGTGCACTTGCGCTCACCGCGAGCGTCGCGGGGATTTGGACGTTTGCACAAGATGTCCAAGCTCAGTGCGAGATCACGAGTCTGGATTCGTTTCGACCTGAAGCCAGCGAGTTCGGTCGCGGCGTGGCGGTTGCACAGACTTTCATGGCTGTGGGTTCGCCGCTCAACCTGATTTCAGGCCGATCGACTGGTGCGGTGTATGTGTACTCGGGCGTGGCAGATGAGCCTTGGAACTGGAGCCTGAGCCAGACGATCACCGTCAACAGCATCAATGACAACGAGGAGTTTGGCTGGTCCGTGGCTGCGAACGATGAGGTTCTCGTGGTTGGCGCCCGTCGCGGCGATCTTCTTCCATCGCCAAGTAACAGCAACACGGGGCGCATCTACATATACAAGCGCAATCAACAGGGATTGTGGGTGCTCAGCGACCTGCCGGTGCCCCTGACTCCACAGCAGAACGAGCGTCACGGACATGCAGTTGCCATCGATGGTACCACAATCGCAGTCGGATCGGACAACTACAACCAACCGAACGGCGTTACCAATGGCGGACGAGTGGTAGTCTACGAACTGGCGGAAGGTTCGACCGATCATTGGGTCGAGTCGCAATCGATCAGCCCCGCGGGGCTGGTGCAGACATCTCGTTTTGGTTCAAGCGTCTCGATCAAGGGCAATACGCTGATTGTTGGCGCGCCCGGTGACAATGCGGTCAGTGGCGGGACATCTGGTGCTGCGTATCTCTATACGCGCAACTCGGTCAATCCGAAGCAGTGGGATTTTGTGGCAAAGTTGGTCCCTGCGACACCGACGAGCACCTCCGGCTTTGGTGTATCGGTGTTTACCGATGACATTTCCCTCGCTGTCGGGGCGCAGCGTGAGACATTCACGGGCCTGTCGACGCAGACCGGTGTTGTCTATGTGTATCGTCGCAATCTACCGGGGACTGGCGCGTGGATGACGGGGAGTCCAGTTCGAATCGCGCCGCCTGCGTCGGTAGGTAGTTTCAGTCAGTTCGGCGTTTCGGTATCGATCAAGGATGATCTGCTGCATGTGGCGGCGAATCGGTTTCCTGGAGGTCCGACATTCAATACCGGTCCAAAGCGTGGGGCGGTCTTTCTGTATGCACGCGAGGCTCAGTCTCAGCAATGGACCTATCGAGTCACCCTGACGAAGTCGAATCCTCAGGATAATGAGGAGTTCGGGACGTCGCTAGCAGTGCGTACGCCATTTGTTGTTGGCGGAGCGTTTGCGCGCGAGGGTGGCCGCGGCGCAGTCAACGGATTCCTCGCTGCCCGTGACATGCCGAGCTGCGATGACGACACAGTGTGGGATTTGTGCGAGATCGCTCAAGGTACAGCAATCGACTGCGATGGGGATGGAATTCCTGACGGTTGCGCGCTGGAAGCTGGCGAGCCTCCGATTGCGGTCTGGACAGCGGAATACAAGGGAGTGTTCTCGGATCCGAACAGCTGGTGTGCAGATATACCGACTCCGTCGCACAAGGTGATCTTCAGGCATCCGACGCCTGACGGGCTGCCAACTGAGTTCATCACGATTACTTCTGCGACGGTTCGTTCGATCAATGTGCGCAAGGCCGAGCCCATGCTGATCTCGGTTGCGGGAAGCAAACTCCGCGTGATTGACCAGAACAATGCGTTCTTCAACGGGCGGCCGGTGCTCGTGGCCACAACTCCGGAGCATGCGAGGCTGGACCTCTTCGCGGGCCAACTCGAAGTTGGCACCCCGGTGGACCCAGGTTCGCTTGTGCTTGCGCCGGTGGTGGGATCGTCGGCGTCCATGCGACTGAGTGAGCCGAGCACGCAATTGAACGTCAGCAACGTCTGGCGCGTTGGAGAGAAGGGCCCCGCGTCCGTCAGCATTGCGCGTGGCGCGCACGCTCAGCCACGGTATCTCGAGATCGGATCACTCGAGTTCGCTGGCGGGTCTGGGGTGGTTGCGCTTCCGAATCCGGACGATGTCAACACCCCTGCGTCGGTGCTTACGGTCGAGGCCATCGCTACGGTTGCACGCGGCACGCTCGAACTGGAGAATCGTGCAGTATTCGTAAGCCCTAGAACGAACATTGAACGTGACGGCGTCGTGCGGACAGACGCGACATTGCAATCCGATGTTTTCAATTTCGGTCGGCTGAGGCGTTTGAATACGATCGGTCAGATTCGAATTGAGGGCGCGTATCAGCAAGTAGAAGGTTTCGGTCAGGCAGCAAGGCTCGGGCGGCTGGAACTGAATCTGGGTGCAGGCGGTGGTCAACCGCATGATTCGCTCTGGGTGCGTGACAATGCGCGTCTGCGTGGGGGGCTGATCATCAAGGCCGAGCCTGGATTCGATCCACCTCTCGATTCGGTCATCAACATTATCCAGGCCGGTTCGCTTCCTTCAGATCGATTCATGGTTGCGAGTTTTCCAGCTCTGCCCGGGCAGAAGTACTTGCGACTTCGATATGACGAAATCACCAAGCGAGTGGACTTGCTGGTCGATGCGTTGGCCCCGAATGCAGACACGAGTTTCGGCTCTTGGCAAGGGTACACGTTTGACGATGCAGTCACTGCTGGCGCGCTTGGGCGATTTGGTGTAGATCGCGGGGGAGGACTGCCTGATCTTGCAGCCACAGCGCCTGGGGCTTCGTCCGACATCGACCTTGGCGGTTATCTGTTTATTTGCCCGAATACCGGTGCGACAGGCGCGGAGGATCAGCGCTTCGGGCAGGCTGTGAACATCGCAATCGAGAGCGATCCGATTGCCATTGCTGTGGCAGATTTCAATGGCGATGGAGTCGATGACATTGTCGTGATTGATCGGGCCCGTCGACTCATTCAGATTTTGCACAGCATCAACATCGATGGTGAGCTCCCGACGTTCAGCCGGCGAACGTTTGACGCCGGGATGTCAAACCCTCAAAGCGTTGCGGTCGGCGACTTTGACAACAACGGACGGTTCGATGTGATGGTTGGAGGCGACAACAACGGCACAGCGCGTATTTTTACCATGCTCAATCTGGGTTCTACGGGGACAGTTTGGAACGGGCTTGGCTTCAGCCGATCGCTTCCGAGCACAACAGGCTCATTTGTGCGTGCGGATACCGGCGACCTCGACAATGACAAGCGGCTGCCGTTCTGGATGTGGGGGCTGCAAAACGACGACGGCAACAGCGAAGTCGTCATCATGCGCAATCTGCAAGGTGGACAGTTGGCATCGTGGAGCGGATTCCAGATCGAATCACGCATCGATCTGAACTTCCTGGCTCTGGCGGCCGACACTGGTGATCTGGATAACGACAAGATCCTGGCTCAGTCGCTCGATCTCATGTTTGCCGGAAGCAATGATGGAGAGGGTGTGGTTGCCACGTTGATCAGCAATGGCAACGGGACCTTCGGACCTCCAGCGCTGATCTCGTTTGGTGGGCCGGTCGACGCACTTGTCATTGCCAATCTTGATTCAGATGACGATCTTGACGCTGCGGTGATCGTCGATGATCCTGATAGGGGGCGCATTGTGCAAATTTTGCGCAATGATTTCGATACGGTTGAAAGGCAATTGGCGTTCACCGTGGCGGATGCGCCGACTTCAAGCGGGATCCCGCTGTATCTGTTTGCCGGTGACGTTGACAACATCGGTGGTGCGGACCTGATCATCATCAACGACCCATTGCCTCCGGGGGGGCTGCCTGTGCCGCGTGGTGGGCTGCCGGACATAACGCTTCTGCCGTCGCTTTCGAAGGGCCTGCCACCATGCCCTGCGGATGTGAATGAGGACGGGGTGCTCGATTTCTTTGATGTACAGTTGTTTCTGCAGTGGCTTGCGGCGCAAGATCCGCGTGCCAATCTCAATGGAGATGGATTTATCGACTTCTTTGACCTTCAGTTCTTCCTGGGCTTGTACAGCGCCGGATGCCCTTGA